The Nitrososphaerales archaeon genome includes a window with the following:
- a CDS encoding DUF2070 family protein: MSSTYSSDETRHADGQSSTEALAARYRHLFVLPSARILLVYLGASSLALSVAAVGTSRAPTALVASFVIASLTSFAIAKAAKLADKTSVTSFRRSAAAVLAGELLWFVFAAFGIIYSLFQPAGRSAGNAFVFGGFLCAGFEFLVINGVFIERSSTSVLLSAVHPFATAAALSLIGAAVYGGPAVALGVIAFAIIASFTLVLKRRKTSRGYNAVRLFQAFMKTWADDNASQLEAIIAAHSSKATVSSKVFRFQQDSGDTFIVLPGVHPGPFYPVGSYNLPGLLSSSFEGVGRVMTLHRPGGHENNMATNADARKYSEAIKTFAATVRPAPEAAKMRGPAASKVGKATAAASAFGKDLLLTISFAPYGSDDLETEAEERLVGMASRLGYNAAVVDAHNSIDSGREAPDLQDEGWTALMKGVGDAPARPFRIGYAHSSEVGLAASGDLTANGLALMLFEVGGIKWALILADANNAVPSLREAAAKALGVAGFRLLEFCTSDSHDLAARGLTVNRGYHALGEATPPDSIVSTAVKLATMADSKLSSCRYGSGNLTSELDVFGSKALNEFAEMTQKSSRLAKTYTVFAGLSTLVLFAASLVA, encoded by the coding sequence TTGTCATCAACATATTCTTCAGATGAGACGCGCCACGCAGATGGACAATCGTCGACTGAGGCCCTCGCAGCCAGGTACAGGCACCTCTTCGTACTGCCGTCTGCCCGCATCCTGCTTGTCTACTTAGGGGCATCTTCTCTCGCACTGAGCGTTGCCGCTGTGGGGACGTCGCGGGCGCCGACCGCCTTAGTGGCGTCTTTCGTTATTGCCTCCCTCACGTCGTTCGCCATCGCAAAGGCAGCGAAGCTCGCCGACAAGACGAGCGTCACTTCGTTCAGGAGGAGCGCCGCGGCAGTCCTGGCTGGTGAGCTACTCTGGTTCGTCTTCGCTGCATTCGGCATAATCTACTCTCTCTTCCAACCGGCAGGCCGTTCGGCTGGCAACGCCTTCGTCTTCGGAGGCTTCCTCTGCGCCGGGTTCGAGTTCTTGGTCATAAACGGAGTATTCATCGAACGTTCATCGACCTCCGTGCTCCTGAGTGCCGTTCACCCGTTCGCTACCGCGGCCGCGTTGTCGCTCATCGGGGCGGCAGTCTACGGTGGACCCGCCGTCGCCCTCGGCGTCATTGCGTTCGCAATCATCGCGTCGTTCACCTTGGTACTCAAGAGAAGGAAGACGAGCCGCGGCTACAATGCAGTCAGGCTCTTTCAGGCTTTCATGAAGACATGGGCCGACGACAACGCTTCACAGTTGGAGGCGATAATAGCGGCGCATTCGTCGAAAGCCACGGTGTCTTCCAAGGTGTTCAGGTTCCAGCAGGATAGCGGAGACACGTTCATCGTCCTGCCCGGCGTCCACCCCGGCCCCTTCTATCCGGTGGGGAGCTACAACCTGCCCGGGCTTCTCTCCAGCTCGTTCGAAGGCGTGGGTCGGGTAATGACGCTTCACAGGCCTGGCGGCCACGAGAACAACATGGCGACGAACGCAGACGCCAGGAAGTACAGCGAGGCCATCAAGACTTTTGCCGCGACTGTCAGACCGGCCCCAGAAGCGGCAAAGATGCGCGGCCCGGCCGCCTCCAAGGTTGGCAAGGCCACGGCGGCGGCCAGCGCATTCGGGAAGGATCTACTCCTGACGATTTCGTTCGCCCCTTACGGCTCGGACGACTTGGAGACCGAGGCGGAGGAGAGGCTGGTTGGCATGGCATCGCGACTGGGATACAATGCCGCGGTGGTCGACGCTCACAACTCGATAGATTCTGGGAGAGAGGCTCCAGACCTCCAAGATGAGGGATGGACGGCCCTGATGAAAGGCGTGGGAGACGCGCCTGCTCGGCCGTTCAGGATTGGATACGCCCATTCCAGCGAGGTCGGCCTTGCAGCCTCGGGAGACCTCACTGCGAACGGCCTGGCCCTCATGCTGTTCGAGGTAGGCGGCATCAAGTGGGCGCTGATACTGGCAGACGCGAACAACGCGGTACCCAGCCTTCGCGAAGCCGCAGCGAAGGCGCTCGGGGTCGCAGGCTTCAGGCTGCTAGAGTTCTGCACTTCAGACAGCCACGACCTCGCGGCCCGCGGCCTCACAGTGAACCGAGGATATCACGCGCTGGGAGAGGCGACTCCGCCCGACTCGATCGTCAGCACCGCAGTCAAGCTCGCGACCATGGCAGATTCCAAGCTCTCAAGCTGCAGGTACGGCTCGGGCAACCTCACGAGCGAACTCGACGTCTTCGGCTCGAAGGCGCTGAATGAGTTCGCGGAGATGACGCAGAAGAGCTCGAGGCTCGCCAAGACATACACAGTATTCGCTGGCCTGTCTACTCTCGTCCTCTTTGCCGCAAGCCTCGTGGCATGA
- a CDS encoding preprotein translocase subunit Sec61beta, translating to MSSKKKNAPMPASSAGLLTFFNEATEGVKIKPEIVLVGSIALIAASIVINIFFR from the coding sequence ATGAGCAGCAAGAAGAAGAACGCGCCAATGCCTGCTTCCAGCGCAGGTCTTCTCACGTTCTTCAACGAGGCAACGGAAGGGGTGAAGATCAAGCCCGAAATCGTTCTGGTGGGATCGATAGCTCTGATCGCCGCGTCAATTGTCATCAACATATTCTTCAGATGA
- a CDS encoding serine hydroxymethyltransferase, giving the protein MPRYLPDFNSVLKDVKAHERWFSVSLPMIASENVASKWVREALSSDLGHRYAEGWPGERVYAGCTYIDKIELKAIELGKKLFKAEFVDVRPTSGVVANLAVYSALSSAGDTMMALPIPNGGHISTGKKEFSGSAGLVHGLQVEYFAFDKDEMNIDVDKTKARIKELGRPIRIAMFGGSLFLFPHPVRELAGAVQEAGATVCYDAAHVAGLIAGGTFQDPLREGAEVMSFSTHKTLFGPQGGAIAASSKFADSLKKAVFPGTTSNHHLHSVAGKALMFAEFLEFGKAYARDVIKNAQTLAGTLAGLGEKVLGEKNGYTKSHQVAIDVTKYSDGGVMEKLLESQNIIVNRQLIPGDLQAGRHYTNPGGIRVGVAELTRLGMKKGDMVEVAQVMHRAMSGDDKRQVVKDVKEMRKGFQTVKYTFGKSPAYLFR; this is encoded by the coding sequence ATGCCTCGCTACCTGCCCGACTTCAACTCCGTCCTGAAGGACGTCAAGGCGCACGAGAGATGGTTCTCTGTCAGCCTTCCGATGATCGCAAGCGAGAACGTGGCGTCGAAGTGGGTCAGGGAGGCGCTCTCATCAGACCTGGGGCACAGGTACGCCGAGGGCTGGCCCGGCGAGAGGGTCTACGCCGGATGCACGTACATCGACAAGATTGAGCTGAAGGCCATCGAGCTCGGCAAGAAGCTCTTCAAGGCTGAGTTCGTCGACGTCCGACCGACGTCAGGGGTTGTCGCGAACCTCGCGGTCTACTCCGCCCTCAGCTCCGCCGGAGACACGATGATGGCGCTACCCATCCCTAACGGGGGGCACATCTCCACAGGGAAGAAAGAGTTCTCTGGCAGCGCAGGGCTGGTCCACGGCCTGCAGGTCGAATACTTCGCCTTCGACAAGGATGAGATGAACATAGACGTCGACAAGACGAAAGCGCGGATCAAGGAGCTCGGGAGGCCCATTAGGATAGCCATGTTCGGGGGGAGCCTCTTTCTGTTTCCCCACCCAGTCAGGGAGCTCGCGGGGGCGGTGCAGGAGGCGGGCGCGACGGTCTGCTACGACGCTGCGCACGTTGCAGGCCTGATAGCCGGCGGCACCTTCCAGGACCCGCTGCGCGAGGGGGCGGAGGTGATGAGCTTCAGCACCCACAAGACGCTCTTCGGTCCCCAGGGAGGCGCGATAGCTGCTTCGTCGAAGTTCGCCGACTCCTTGAAGAAGGCGGTCTTTCCCGGCACGACTAGCAACCATCACCTCCACAGCGTCGCGGGCAAGGCGCTGATGTTCGCAGAGTTCCTCGAGTTCGGCAAGGCGTACGCTAGGGACGTGATCAAGAACGCCCAGACTCTGGCGGGGACTCTCGCAGGGCTCGGAGAGAAGGTGCTGGGCGAGAAGAACGGATACACAAAGTCGCACCAAGTGGCCATCGACGTCACGAAGTACTCCGACGGCGGCGTCATGGAGAAGCTGCTGGAGAGCCAGAACATCATAGTCAACAGGCAGCTGATACCGGGTGACCTGCAGGCGGGCAGGCACTACACCAACCCGGGTGGGATCAGGGTGGGGGTGGCAGAGCTGACCAGGCTTGGCATGAAGAAAGGGGATATGGTAGAGGTCGCCCAGGTCATGCACCGTGCGATGTCTGGAGACGACAAGCGTCAGGTCGTCAAGGACGTGAAGGAGATGAGGAAGGGCTTTCAGACAGTGAAGTACACGTTCGGCAAGTCACCTGCTTACCTATTCCGATAG
- a CDS encoding DNA polymerase II large subunit, protein MSFSASETWTRVKTLAPFPDRLAGYYNDILSQYESAYNLAREARSRGFDPTEQVESKTVFDLADRVNQMLGLSQFEGLATRLRELLRSTSKEKAALTISQEIALGKFGPLEKHQALNYGIRAGLAVMTDGVTVAPIEGIYNISIKRNDDNSDYASVSYAGPMRSAGGTEAAFSLVIADITAKKLGLSNYNARSEEIDRFAEELRIYEREVGNFQFKVMDEDIRLAISNLPVEIDGVETDPIEVVVHRNLKRVSTDRLRGGALRVLNDGIIGRANKLAKKLASLNITGWEWLAQIKGGTMQSTNETEQAGAHFEEVISGRAVLSMPRRKGGFRLRYGRSMNTGLSTIGIHPAVPALLDYPVVTGTQVKVDTPGKAATIAFVDSIEGPTVLLTDGTVKRVSSAKEGEELRERLVRIIDLGDVLISYGDFLENNKSLPPSPYVAEWWAQDLEQALNSVPEARARLGEAGMLEDSLLRFISSGGVTVPTLAEALIISKILSIPLHPAYTPRFDRLTGADLLELRTNCKRVGSDLIVNVTTPHIQWVLQNALLEHRIDGATAVMVGDTAAAVSALLNLDSTQAPEPVDPAEVVRQLSGIRLGRQSTSTVGVRVGRPEKAMTRRLKPPVHALFPVGPAGGPWRSIREAAKERTVDVDVVNMMCPACNERRLSARCEVCGEPTRRYLTCPRCGLSTNEPTCPNCKIKTDTHSDFHFDLKAKLDKIATNLPYDHFKPVKGVRGLTSQSKTPESLEKGIVRSKHDVFVYKDGTLRIDVTNAPLTHFRPSDVQTGIEKLIALGYETDREGKPLTDDSQILELKPQDIIIPLDVSEDVLRMAQFVDDELESLYGLPTYYNVRKPEDMIGKTVIGLAPHTSVGVLGRIVGFSLTQVCFANPCWHAAKRRDCDGDGDSLLLPLDALLNFSIEFLPNQIGGLMDTPLLVQPVIIPSEVDEQAHNFDVTSRYPREFYEKTQGSPPAAAVEGLIERIGSRLENETQFYGYGFTSATSSLTVRRSRGAYSTLRSLNEKISKQIEVASKVEAVSTKEVVESIIRTHLIRDIMGNTKKYATQAFKCKKCTRTIRRPPVSWVCPYCGGEIRETLTRASVEKYLSIAQRLAREYDVDPYLRSRLDVVQRELDQLFQGKRKADQLELTDFLKPTLSE, encoded by the coding sequence ATGTCCTTCTCTGCGAGCGAAACCTGGACCCGGGTCAAGACCCTCGCTCCCTTCCCTGACCGCCTCGCAGGCTACTACAACGACATACTCTCGCAGTACGAGTCCGCTTACAACCTCGCGCGCGAAGCAAGATCAAGGGGTTTCGACCCCACGGAGCAGGTCGAGTCGAAGACTGTCTTCGACCTCGCAGACCGCGTCAACCAGATGCTTGGCCTCAGCCAGTTCGAGGGCCTCGCGACTAGGTTGAGGGAGCTGCTCAGGTCGACGAGCAAGGAGAAGGCTGCGCTCACAATCTCGCAGGAGATCGCCCTCGGCAAGTTCGGTCCCTTAGAGAAGCACCAGGCTCTGAACTATGGCATACGGGCGGGCCTCGCGGTGATGACCGACGGCGTCACCGTCGCCCCGATCGAAGGCATCTACAACATCTCGATAAAGCGGAACGACGACAACAGCGACTACGCTTCGGTCTCATACGCCGGCCCCATGCGGTCTGCAGGGGGCACGGAGGCCGCGTTCTCTCTCGTCATAGCAGACATCACCGCCAAGAAGCTCGGCCTCTCGAACTACAATGCCAGGAGCGAGGAGATAGACAGGTTCGCGGAGGAGCTGAGAATCTACGAGAGGGAGGTCGGCAACTTCCAGTTCAAGGTGATGGACGAGGACATCAGGCTCGCAATTTCTAACCTTCCAGTCGAAATCGACGGGGTCGAGACCGACCCGATCGAGGTTGTCGTCCACAGGAACCTCAAGCGTGTGAGCACGGACAGGCTGAGAGGCGGGGCACTGAGGGTCCTGAACGACGGGATCATAGGGAGGGCGAACAAGCTGGCAAAGAAGCTGGCCAGCCTCAACATAACAGGCTGGGAGTGGCTCGCCCAGATCAAGGGCGGCACGATGCAGTCGACGAACGAGACGGAGCAGGCTGGGGCCCACTTCGAAGAGGTGATCTCTGGGAGGGCTGTGCTCTCCATGCCGCGGAGGAAGGGCGGGTTCAGGCTCAGGTACGGGAGGTCGATGAACACGGGTCTCTCCACCATCGGCATCCACCCGGCGGTCCCGGCGCTCCTGGACTACCCTGTGGTCACGGGGACGCAGGTCAAGGTCGACACACCTGGGAAGGCTGCGACAATCGCTTTCGTAGATTCAATCGAGGGCCCGACGGTCCTGCTCACTGACGGGACGGTGAAGCGCGTCTCATCGGCTAAGGAGGGGGAGGAGCTCCGTGAAAGGCTGGTCAGGATCATTGACCTGGGCGACGTCTTGATCAGCTACGGCGACTTTCTGGAGAACAACAAGAGCCTCCCGCCGTCGCCCTATGTCGCGGAGTGGTGGGCGCAGGACCTCGAGCAGGCACTGAACTCGGTCCCGGAAGCGCGCGCCAGGTTGGGCGAGGCAGGGATGCTGGAGGACTCACTGTTGCGCTTCATTTCCTCGGGCGGGGTAACCGTGCCAACTTTGGCCGAGGCTTTGATCATCTCCAAAATCCTCAGCATACCCCTGCATCCAGCTTACACGCCAAGGTTCGACAGGCTGACGGGGGCCGACCTGCTCGAGCTGAGGACGAACTGCAAGAGGGTCGGGTCTGACCTGATTGTGAACGTCACGACCCCCCACATCCAGTGGGTCCTCCAGAACGCCCTCCTCGAGCACAGGATAGACGGCGCGACGGCCGTGATGGTCGGAGACACAGCGGCCGCAGTCTCGGCCCTGCTCAACCTCGACTCGACACAGGCCCCAGAGCCGGTGGACCCGGCGGAGGTGGTGCGCCAGCTTTCAGGGATACGCCTCGGACGTCAGAGCACGTCGACTGTGGGAGTGAGGGTGGGGAGGCCTGAGAAGGCGATGACGAGGCGACTCAAGCCACCTGTCCACGCACTCTTCCCGGTGGGGCCCGCCGGCGGCCCATGGAGGAGCATCCGCGAGGCAGCGAAAGAGAGGACGGTGGACGTCGACGTCGTGAACATGATGTGCCCGGCCTGCAACGAGCGCAGGCTCTCGGCCAGGTGCGAAGTCTGTGGCGAACCCACGAGGAGGTACCTGACCTGTCCCCGCTGCGGGCTCTCCACCAACGAGCCGACGTGCCCGAACTGCAAGATCAAGACCGACACGCACTCGGACTTCCACTTCGACCTCAAAGCGAAGCTGGACAAGATCGCTACCAACCTCCCATACGACCACTTCAAGCCGGTCAAGGGCGTCAGGGGACTGACGAGCCAGTCCAAGACGCCGGAGTCGCTCGAGAAGGGCATCGTCAGGAGCAAGCACGACGTCTTCGTGTACAAGGACGGGACGCTTCGCATAGACGTCACAAACGCGCCACTGACGCACTTCCGGCCATCGGACGTTCAGACCGGCATCGAGAAACTGATTGCCCTCGGATATGAGACAGACAGGGAAGGCAAACCCCTCACCGACGATTCGCAGATTCTGGAACTGAAGCCCCAGGACATAATCATCCCGCTCGACGTCTCGGAAGACGTGCTGAGGATGGCGCAGTTCGTGGACGACGAGCTGGAGAGCCTGTACGGCCTTCCGACATACTACAATGTGCGCAAGCCCGAAGACATGATAGGGAAGACGGTCATCGGACTGGCGCCTCACACTTCGGTGGGTGTTCTCGGACGGATTGTCGGGTTCTCTCTGACCCAGGTCTGTTTCGCCAACCCCTGCTGGCACGCGGCGAAGAGGCGCGACTGCGACGGAGACGGAGACTCGCTGCTCCTACCGCTCGACGCCCTCCTGAACTTCTCAATCGAGTTCCTCCCGAACCAGATCGGGGGTCTGATGGACACGCCCCTTCTCGTCCAGCCGGTGATCATCCCGTCGGAGGTCGACGAGCAGGCGCACAACTTCGACGTGACGTCAAGGTATCCCAGGGAGTTCTACGAGAAGACGCAGGGGTCTCCTCCCGCGGCTGCGGTCGAGGGGCTGATTGAGAGGATAGGGTCGAGGCTCGAGAACGAGACGCAGTTCTACGGCTACGGGTTCACGAGCGCAACCTCTTCGCTGACCGTCAGGCGGTCCAGGGGCGCGTATTCCACCCTCCGCTCCCTCAACGAGAAGATCTCGAAGCAGATCGAGGTCGCCTCCAAGGTGGAGGCTGTGTCGACGAAGGAGGTGGTCGAGTCGATAATCAGGACGCATCTCATCAGGGACATCATGGGGAACACCAAGAAGTACGCCACCCAGGCGTTCAAGTGCAAGAAGTGCACCCGCACGATCCGGCGCCCTCCGGTCTCGTGGGTGTGCCCCTATTGCGGCGGCGAGATCAGGGAGACGCTGACCCGTGCCTCGGTGGAGAAGTATCTTTCAATCGCCCAGAGGCTGGCGCGCGAGTACGACGTCGACCCCTACCTGCGGAGCCGGCTGGACGTGGTCCAGAGGGAGCTCGACCAATTGTTCCAGGGCAAGAGGAAGGCAGACCAGCTCGAACTGACTGACTTCCTCAAGCCGACGCTATCGGAATAG
- a CDS encoding Nramp family divalent metal transporter, giving the protein MRAPWNRTLKPPEQVEREKQERTRNRISLHSLFLYLGPALIVSMAYMDPGNYGTDIQSGASFAYDLLWTVWLANIMAMILQYLSGKLGIATGKDLSELVRSSLKSRKLIVPYWLAAEAAAAATDLAEYLGTVIALHLLFGVPLLYASAFGAADVIILLALTSERFRIVEYFFMLFVSIIAIGFLYQVLLIGPSLTEIAYHSVAVSITNQTILLVVGIVGATVMPHALFVHSTLTKNKLTTGSIEEKRRLRRLHLREVILTLTIASLVNVAILVSAAAAFHVNYSGVSTIDDAYRIMVPLYGYLAGVVFAITLLASGLASSTTGTLAGMAIMDGLLGTHVNKNLRRIVTRLVNVFPTTMAILIGLDPLSLLVYSQVILSLMIPLPMIPLIIYTSRRSMMGEFVNGKIMLILGVLSVVTIISLNIYLLYTTL; this is encoded by the coding sequence ATGCGCGCGCCCTGGAATAGAACTCTGAAACCTCCAGAGCAGGTCGAGAGAGAGAAACAAGAGCGGACGCGCAATCGGATTTCTCTGCACAGTCTATTCCTCTATCTCGGCCCCGCTCTCATCGTTAGCATGGCCTACATGGACCCGGGGAACTATGGGACAGACATCCAGAGCGGCGCGTCGTTCGCCTACGACCTCCTGTGGACGGTCTGGCTCGCCAACATCATGGCCATGATATTGCAGTATCTATCAGGGAAGTTGGGGATTGCGACCGGGAAGGACCTCTCCGAACTCGTTCGCTCATCCCTGAAGTCCAGGAAGCTCATCGTCCCATACTGGCTGGCTGCGGAGGCGGCTGCGGCTGCGACGGACTTGGCCGAGTACTTGGGTACCGTCATCGCACTCCACCTGCTCTTCGGCGTCCCTCTCCTGTACGCGTCCGCATTCGGCGCGGCCGACGTGATTATCCTCCTGGCGCTAACGTCAGAACGTTTTCGAATCGTGGAGTATTTCTTCATGCTCTTCGTTTCCATAATAGCTATAGGTTTTCTCTACCAAGTACTCCTCATAGGGCCGAGCCTGACCGAGATAGCGTACCACTCGGTGGCCGTCTCCATCACCAACCAGACCATCCTGCTGGTGGTCGGGATAGTCGGTGCAACCGTGATGCCACACGCGCTCTTCGTCCACTCTACGCTAACAAAGAACAAGCTGACCACCGGAAGCATCGAGGAAAAGAGGAGGCTGAGGAGGCTGCACCTCAGGGAGGTCATCCTCACACTCACCATTGCGAGCCTCGTCAACGTCGCGATCCTCGTCTCGGCTGCAGCCGCTTTTCATGTCAATTACAGCGGCGTATCCACAATCGACGATGCCTACCGGATAATGGTGCCCCTGTACGGCTACCTTGCAGGTGTCGTATTTGCGATAACGCTGCTCGCTTCAGGCCTTGCCTCTTCGACTACGGGCACGCTTGCAGGCATGGCGATCATGGATGGGCTGCTGGGCACGCACGTTAACAAGAACCTCCGAAGGATCGTGACTAGGTTAGTGAACGTCTTTCCTACTACGATGGCCATCTTGATCGGACTCGATCCTTTGTCATTACTGGTCTACAGCCAGGTAATCCTCAGCCTGATGATACCACTGCCGATGATTCCTCTGATAATCTACACGAGCAGGAGAAGTATGATGGGCGAATTCGTAAACGGCAAGATTATGTTGATTCTGGGCGTGCTCTCCGTTGTTACCATTATCTCTTTGAACATCTATCTGCTCTACACTACGCTTTAG
- the mntR gene encoding transcriptional regulator MntR produces MAKATQIEQQEEMSRLEDYLEVIYHLIHEKGYASTVAIAENLRVKPPTVSSMLQRLAAKDYLVHEPYRGIRLTDKGVKTAKSVIARHSIVSELLLMLGVEDDVAYQDTEGIEHHIQPVTISKIEGLVDFLRKNPKLLRAIRDHIEK; encoded by the coding sequence TTGGCAAAAGCCACCCAGATAGAGCAGCAAGAAGAGATGTCGAGGCTAGAGGATTATCTTGAGGTGATCTATCATCTGATCCACGAGAAGGGTTATGCGAGTACGGTCGCCATCGCAGAGAATCTTCGAGTCAAACCCCCCACCGTATCGAGTATGCTGCAGAGACTTGCTGCGAAAGACTACCTTGTGCACGAGCCCTACAGGGGCATCAGGTTGACCGACAAGGGCGTGAAGACCGCGAAATCTGTAATCGCGAGACACAGCATAGTATCAGAATTACTTCTGATGCTCGGCGTGGAGGATGACGTAGCCTACCAAGACACGGAGGGGATAGAGCATCACATCCAACCCGTGACCATCAGCAAGATAGAGGGGTTGGTCGATTTTCTCCGGAAGAACCCGAAGCTGCTGCGTGCGATACGAGATCACATAGAGAAGTAG
- a CDS encoding alpha/beta hydrolase → MKGYALVNGLEMYYEIHGTGRPLVLLHGGAGAIEMFGEVLQLLSKGRQTIAVELQAHGHTADIDRPLRYELMADDVAVLIRHLRLGKADVMGYSLGGGVALRTAIQYQELVRKLVLVSTPCRRDGWYPEVLTVMGQSGPESAEALKETPMYQVYERTAPRLEDWPVLMTKLGEMLRRDYDWSEEVAKIKAPTMIVVGDADSVRTAHAVEFFELLGGGKKDGGWDGSGMSDARLSILPGVTHYNIFSSTALASAVIPFLDALMSAVK, encoded by the coding sequence ATGAAAGGCTACGCCCTGGTGAACGGCCTTGAGATGTATTACGAAATCCATGGCACCGGACGCCCGCTCGTACTGCTACACGGAGGAGCGGGAGCCATTGAGATGTTCGGCGAAGTCCTCCAGCTGCTCTCCAAAGGACGGCAGACCATCGCCGTCGAACTGCAGGCCCACGGGCACACGGCGGACATAGACAGGCCGCTGAGATACGAGCTGATGGCAGACGACGTCGCCGTCCTGATCAGGCACTTGCGGCTTGGGAAGGCCGACGTCATGGGCTACTCGCTCGGCGGAGGCGTCGCGCTGCGGACCGCCATCCAATATCAGGAGCTCGTGAGGAAGCTGGTGCTCGTCTCGACCCCCTGCAGGCGCGATGGATGGTACCCCGAGGTCCTGACTGTGATGGGGCAGAGCGGTCCCGAGTCCGCGGAGGCGCTGAAGGAGACCCCGATGTATCAGGTCTACGAGAGGACTGCGCCGAGGCTCGAAGACTGGCCTGTGTTGATGACCAAGCTCGGCGAGATGCTGCGAAGGGACTACGACTGGTCGGAGGAAGTGGCCAAAATCAAGGCACCCACCATGATAGTGGTCGGGGACGCCGACAGCGTCCGCACCGCCCATGCCGTCGAGTTCTTCGAGCTGCTCGGCGGCGGAAAGAAGGACGGCGGCTGGGATGGGTCGGGGATGTCTGATGCGCGCCTCTCCATCCTGCCCGGGGTCACGCACTACAACATCTTCTCCTCCACGGCGCTGGCGTCCGCCGTCATACCGTTCCTCGACGCGCTGATGTCGGCGGTCAAGTGA
- a CDS encoding metal-dependent hydrolase, translating to MFFGRPEFVLLIGLGTLLPDLDREYWFIPRRAYRDEQLHRAALHNVFVMVLTYFVSPFLSLGVFLHVLQDSFTTAKDRGVEWFFPLTRKIKRGLYNADGQPQPLNPKEHVYFFQEDPIGLVDYADLDLREEGPVPWRRVYGPAQNSNILDRSFLFGSIVILLIWFANTVITSRFSPIQSFFQTNWGIWAIGFGWIVLLYGAGQLDRRDKPLRITKLIIVKYPLFAFGLIALGAWLWLYRNPIISNLQSIFSEPVPVLLGAVLTSLASLLVVEWKKSGGRDAVF from the coding sequence GTGTTTTTCGGAAGGCCAGAGTTTGTGCTCCTTATTGGATTGGGTACCCTCCTGCCCGACTTGGACAGAGAGTACTGGTTCATTCCTCGAAGAGCCTACAGAGATGAGCAGCTCCATCGGGCTGCTTTGCATAACGTGTTCGTAATGGTCTTGACTTACTTCGTAAGCCCATTCCTTTCGCTTGGCGTATTTCTGCACGTCTTGCAAGACTCATTCACAACTGCGAAGGATCGCGGTGTAGAATGGTTCTTTCCCTTGACGAGGAAGATAAAGCGCGGGTTATACAATGCAGATGGGCAACCTCAGCCCCTTAACCCGAAGGAGCATGTTTACTTCTTTCAAGAAGATCCTATAGGATTGGTGGATTACGCTGATCTCGACCTGCGCGAAGAGGGACCTGTTCCTTGGCGCAGGGTGTATGGACCTGCCCAGAACAGCAATATCTTGGATCGTAGTTTTCTCTTTGGTTCAATTGTGATACTGCTAATCTGGTTCGCGAACACTGTCATTACGTCCCGCTTCTCTCCGATTCAGAGCTTTTTTCAAACGAATTGGGGTATTTGGGCAATTGGGTTCGGGTGGATAGTTTTACTGTATGGCGCGGGACAACTGGATCGAAGAGACAAGCCACTCAGAATTACGAAACTCATCATTGTCAAGTACCCTCTCTTCGCATTCGGGCTTATTGCCTTGGGAGCGTGGCTCTGGCTTTATCGTAATCCGATAATCTCAAACCTCCAGAGCATATTCTCCGAGCCCGTGCCTGTCTTGTTGGGCGCAGTTCTCACTTCCCTAGCGTCTCTCCTCGTAGTTGAATGGAAGAAAAGTGGAGGCAGAGACGCGGTCTTTTGA
- a CDS encoding type II toxin-antitoxin system VapC family toxin, which produces MKALVDASTLLLLLKHMDGRKLADIASDLSTLDVAVYEASNGIWKQVRLLNLLTRDDARKAHSALLRLASRISLVRWDEVDHAEAMDVAITRGVAYYDACYLVAAKSLGLPLATDDRKLTSAASEQKVLGWKELAETT; this is translated from the coding sequence ATGAAGGCCCTCGTGGACGCCAGCACCTTGCTCCTGCTCCTCAAGCACATGGACGGAAGGAAGCTGGCCGACATCGCCAGCGACCTGAGCACCCTTGACGTGGCGGTCTACGAAGCCAGCAACGGCATATGGAAGCAGGTCCGCCTCCTGAATCTGCTCACCAGGGACGACGCGCGGAAAGCTCACAGCGCGCTGCTGCGCCTGGCCTCCCGGATTTCGCTGGTGCGATGGGACGAGGTCGACCACGCCGAAGCGATGGACGTCGCAATCACCAGGGGCGTCGCGTACTACGACGCGTGTTACCTTGTGGCTGCGAAGTCCCTCGGGTTGCCGCTGGCGACAGACGACAGGAAGCTGACCTCGGCGGCTTCGGAACAGAAGGTCCTCGGCTGGAAGGAACTGGCTGAAACCACCTAG
- a CDS encoding type II toxin-antitoxin system CcdA family antitoxin, which yields MTGTVVVRVDEKLKRKLKRFNVNFSEVVRSALKQEVERQEKAALVSALAKARGSLSKVSDERIIRAVRETRDTR from the coding sequence ATGACTGGAACGGTCGTGGTGAGGGTGGATGAGAAGCTGAAGAGGAAATTGAAGAGGTTCAACGTGAACTTCAGCGAGGTCGTGAGGTCGGCGCTCAAACAGGAGGTCGAGAGGCAGGAGAAGGCCGCGCTCGTCTCCGCGTTGGCCAAGGCCCGCGGATCTCTGTCCAAGGTCTCTGACGAGAGGATAATCCGGGCTGTAAGAGAAACCAGGGACACCCGATGA